A single genomic interval of Syntrophorhabdales bacterium harbors:
- a CDS encoding response regulator, with amino-acid sequence MNTRKILVVDDDPTVLHCCQRILEPEDYHVSCVPSADDAFDNLEMGYFDLMIMDVKMPEQDGFYLLRKVREKWPLDRFLELPVLVMTGYPTQETLRELKKGGARQIISKPFTPDELLAAVKIALERSKRNGEEKSIGD; translated from the coding sequence ATGAACACTAGAAAGATTCTGGTGGTGGACGATGATCCCACCGTCCTTCATTGCTGTCAACGAATACTGGAGCCGGAGGACTATCATGTGTCGTGTGTGCCGAGCGCGGACGACGCGTTCGACAACCTGGAGATGGGATATTTCGACCTGATGATCATGGATGTGAAGATGCCTGAACAGGACGGCTTCTATCTGCTGCGTAAGGTGAGGGAGAAATGGCCACTGGATAGATTTCTCGAACTGCCGGTGCTGGTGATGACGGGGTATCCCACTCAAGAGACTCTGAGGGAGCTTAAGAAAGGCGGCGCCCGTCAAATCATCTCCAAGCCCTTCACGCCGGACGAGCTTCTGGCAGCCGTGAAAATAGCCCTAGAAAGGAGTAAGAGAAATGGAGAAGAAAAAAGCATTGGTGATTGA
- a CDS encoding ATP-binding protein codes for MAGEINEAVEHSVGAHAGFALSLAGLDRKVLYTTRSKFIGSFLLVALLVGLVSIYTGRQLLNRTVLSQTESRVSLDLNAAQKIYQGQVDTVLKTVTTAALDKEFQDLIKKDETEKLSMKLRALAERGGLDFLGVASPEGIVISRARPAVHAKPGKTPGYYNPLVEYVLKHGSSIGGTVVLEPSFLMAEDPDLVKQARTTLVPTSMAAPRPEKEELAGMAMGAGSGLYEGKKLIGVLYGGQLLNGNHSFVDGVRDALFQNDMYEGRSIGVTTIFLGDTRISSNACSPGGKRAIGTRASEKVRSTVLDRGGRWTDRAFVVTDWYLTAYEPIIDIFGKRVGMLATAVLEAKYRDVQQRALIPLVFVTVAGMLVAISMGFFLSNRITKPIRALIAASRKVSEGNFAPEIGPRSKDEMGVLQKTFVEMLASLQERDKRQSMESEIKLLQSEKQASIGRLAAGVAHEINNPLTGVLTFTHMLLRRKDIDEAMKEDLTIIAKATERVRTIVKGLLEFSRETILEREPADLNELVASAVKLVENSALVKGVKLSFRPTQSLPLRRVDKSAMQGVILNIIMNALDATSKGGSILVTTSVVDFGKTIEIGVSDTGHGIAPQDLEKIFEPFFTTKDVGQGTGLGLSVSLGIVERHGGSIHVESTLHKGSAFIVRLPSGDEDEH; via the coding sequence ATGGCTGGAGAAATAAACGAAGCTGTGGAACATAGCGTGGGCGCTCATGCCGGTTTTGCCCTTTCGCTGGCAGGGCTGGATCGTAAGGTGCTCTACACAACCCGTTCGAAATTCATCGGTAGCTTCCTTTTGGTGGCTCTTCTCGTGGGGCTTGTCTCTATCTACACGGGAAGACAACTTCTCAATAGAACCGTATTGAGCCAGACAGAAAGCAGGGTGAGCCTGGACCTGAACGCGGCGCAGAAGATTTATCAAGGGCAGGTCGACACTGTGTTAAAGACAGTTACTACGGCTGCTCTGGACAAGGAATTCCAGGACCTGATAAAGAAGGATGAGACTGAAAAGCTCAGCATGAAATTGAGGGCATTGGCGGAGCGGGGCGGACTCGATTTTCTAGGGGTTGCCTCCCCGGAAGGAATTGTCATCAGCAGGGCGCGGCCTGCTGTTCATGCAAAACCAGGTAAGACGCCCGGATATTATAACCCTCTCGTGGAGTACGTGCTCAAACATGGTTCGAGCATCGGAGGTACTGTTGTGCTGGAACCTTCCTTTCTCATGGCCGAGGACCCGGATCTCGTAAAGCAGGCGCGCACGACGCTCGTCCCCACTTCCATGGCAGCTCCTCGCCCGGAGAAAGAGGAGCTGGCAGGAATGGCAATGGGAGCGGGAAGCGGTCTTTACGAGGGAAAGAAACTCATCGGCGTATTGTATGGCGGACAACTCCTGAACGGCAACCATTCCTTCGTTGATGGTGTTCGTGACGCGCTGTTCCAAAACGACATGTACGAAGGCAGGAGTATCGGTGTGACAACTATTTTCTTGGGGGATACAAGAATCTCAAGCAATGCGTGCAGTCCCGGCGGGAAACGGGCCATAGGAACACGCGCGTCAGAGAAGGTGCGAAGCACAGTTCTTGACAGGGGTGGCCGCTGGACAGACAGGGCTTTCGTGGTGACCGACTGGTACCTGACCGCATACGAACCGATCATTGATATTTTCGGAAAGCGCGTAGGGATGCTCGCCACCGCCGTGTTGGAGGCCAAATACCGCGACGTGCAGCAGCGGGCACTGATTCCTCTGGTTTTTGTGACTGTCGCAGGCATGCTCGTCGCCATCTCCATGGGCTTTTTTCTTTCGAACAGGATCACGAAACCGATTCGGGCGCTTATTGCTGCGAGCCGTAAAGTTTCCGAAGGTAATTTTGCTCCGGAGATTGGTCCCAGGTCGAAAGACGAAATGGGTGTATTGCAGAAGACCTTTGTGGAGATGCTTGCTTCTCTGCAGGAGAGAGACAAACGCCAATCTATGGAGAGCGAGATCAAGCTTCTTCAGTCAGAAAAGCAGGCGAGCATCGGAAGGCTCGCTGCGGGCGTTGCCCACGAGATCAACAATCCTTTGACTGGTGTCCTCACCTTCACGCATATGCTCCTCAGGAGAAAAGATATAGACGAGGCGATGAAGGAAGACCTTACCATCATTGCGAAAGCCACAGAGAGGGTCCGCACGATTGTCAAAGGTCTGCTCGAATTCTCGAGAGAAACCATACTGGAGCGCGAGCCGGCTGACCTCAACGAACTCGTCGCCTCTGCTGTGAAGCTCGTGGAGAATAGCGCGCTCGTCAAGGGCGTCAAACTCTCCTTCAGGCCAACGCAGTCCCTTCCGCTTCGACGTGTCGACAAGAGTGCGATGCAGGGTGTGATCCTCAACATCATTATGAATGCCCTTGATGCGACCAGCAAGGGCGGATCGATTCTCGTCACCACAAGTGTGGTCGATTTCGGGAAGACAATCGAAATTGGCGTCAGCGATACGGGGCACGGTATTGCCCCCCAGGACCTCGAAAAGATTTTCGAACCCTTCTTCACCACCAAGGACGTCGGTCAGGGAACAGGTCTTGGTCTCTCGGTTTCTCTGGGAATTGTAGAACGGCATGGAGGATCCATTCACGTTGAAAGTACTCTTCACAAAGGAAGCGCGTTCATTGTGCGGCTCCCATCAGGAGATGAGGATGAACACTAG
- a CDS encoding response regulator has protein sequence MEKKKALVIDDEQIVLDSVRRILAAEDFDVETTSNSREGIALALDNTYDIVLTDVRMPQVDGMTVLLNIKSAKPSTPIVVMTGYATVRAAVEAMKYGATDYIQKPFTPEKLVMRVTAAIDKAA, from the coding sequence ATGGAGAAGAAAAAAGCATTGGTGATTGATGACGAGCAGATCGTGCTGGACAGCGTGAGAAGAATTCTTGCCGCGGAAGATTTCGATGTCGAGACCACGTCGAACAGCAGGGAGGGGATCGCGCTTGCGCTGGATAACACCTATGACATCGTGCTTACCGATGTTCGCATGCCTCAAGTAGACGGCATGACCGTCTTATTGAATATCAAGAGTGCGAAGCCTTCGACGCCGATAGTTGTCATGACCGGTTATGCCACGGTGCGTGCTGCGGTGGAGGCAATGAAGTACGGCGCCACCGATTACATCCAGAAGCCTTTTACGCCTGAAAAGCTCGTCATGAGAGTGACGGCGGCGATCGATAAGGCTGCTTAG
- a CDS encoding glucose 1-dehydrogenase, whose product MNDTRVAIITGGGQGIGRGIARHFLQHGIKVVIAEIDVEAGKETEVEYKSLGIIRFRETDVADEEMVKQAVADTASEFGRIDILINNAGIATAASGPPEELSVQSWNRVIAVNLTGTFLCAKHAAPHLRKQKGSIVNIASTRALMSEPRTEAYAASKGGIVALTHALAMSLAPEICVNCISPGWIEVSEWKKSSRAHSAELTKEDKEQQPVGRVGTPADIAGPALFLCSPEASYITGVNYVVDGGMTRKMIYV is encoded by the coding sequence ATGAATGACACACGAGTAGCTATTATAACAGGAGGAGGCCAGGGCATCGGCAGAGGAATCGCCCGCCACTTTCTTCAACACGGCATTAAAGTAGTTATCGCAGAAATAGATGTTGAAGCAGGCAAGGAAACAGAAGTCGAATATAAGTCTCTCGGTATCATCCGTTTTCGCGAAACTGACGTTGCCGACGAGGAGATGGTGAAACAGGCCGTAGCCGATACTGCTAGTGAATTCGGCCGAATCGATATACTGATCAATAATGCAGGAATTGCCACTGCCGCATCAGGCCCTCCGGAAGAGCTAAGCGTCCAATCATGGAATCGGGTTATTGCCGTGAACCTTACCGGCACCTTTCTCTGCGCCAAGCATGCCGCTCCCCATCTGCGCAAGCAGAAAGGGTCTATAGTCAATATCGCCTCCACAAGGGCTCTCATGTCTGAACCCCGTACCGAGGCGTACGCTGCCTCCAAGGGAGGCATTGTGGCGCTCACTCATGCGTTAGCCATGAGCCTGGCACCTGAGATATGCGTGAACTGTATCAGCCCCGGCTGGATCGAAGTCTCGGAGTGGAAAAAGAGCTCGCGGGCTCACTCCGCAGAGCTGACTAAAGAAGACAAGGAGCAACAGCCTGTTGGTAGAGTAGGAACACCTGCAGACATTGCCGGCCCTGCCCTCTTTCTCTGTTCGCCTGAAGCATCCTATATTACCGGCGTCAATTATGTTGTGGATGGAGGGATGACGCGGAAGATGATATACGTGTGA